TGCGCACCCACCGTCTCCAGCACGCCCCGTAGGCTCCCGGTCGGCTCCCCGGCGGGCCCGGACTGCGCACCCACCGTCTCCCGCACACCCCGCACGCCGCCAACCGGCACCGCCGCGGGCCCGGGCAGCGTCCCCGTCGCCCCGAGGCCCGTGTCCGCGGGAAGCAGTCCCGTCCCGGCGACCTCCAGCCCCGTTCCCTCGCTCTCCGGCCGGGCGTGTGTGAGCCGCTCCGTCGTCAGCAGGATCAGACCGCCCGCGGCCACGACGCCGCAGCTCAGGGCGAGCGCCGTGCCCGTCGTGCCGTAGCGGAAGGTTTCTCCGAACATGGTGATGCCGACCGCGGCCGCCACCACCGGGTTCACGACCGTCAGCGTGGCCAGGGGTGCGGCGAGGCCGGCGCCGCGGTAGGAGGCCTGCGACAGCAGCATGCCGGCCGTGGCGAGGACGCCGATCACGGCGAGGGACGGCACGTCCGCCGCCGACACACCGCCGGTCCAGTCGACCGCGACGGTCTTGGTGAACACCGAGGACATGCCGAACGCGATACCGGAGGCGGTCGCCAGCAGCGTGCTGCGGACCGCCGGGTGCCGGTGCGCGGCCCGGCCGGCGATCATCAGCGCCACGACCACGCCCGCGGTGACCACGGCCACGGCCACCCGCTCAGCCGCGTCCAGCGACTGCGCGTCGGACGCGGCGACCAGGGACAGCAGACCGGCGAGCCCCACCGTCGCCATGATCGCGCCCCGCCACGCCGTGGCACCCGCCTTGCGGCCGACGAACAGCGCCGCCATCGGCAGGGCCACCACGATGGTCAGCGCGCCGAGCGGCTGCACCAGGCTGAGCGGGCCGTACGCCAGCGCCACCACGTGCAGCAGTCCACCGAGGCCGTTGAGCGCGACCGCCGCCCACCAGCCCGGCCGGCGCAGCGGCGCGTACTGCTCGCCCGGCGAGGACTCCGCCACCCGCTCCTGCACGATCGCCCCGCCCGCGTAGGCGAACGCGGACACCAGAGACAGCAGGACGGACAACGCGAGGGCGCTCATCGGCTGCTCCTCTGCGTCAGGCGGGGGCGCTCGGCCCGGCGCGGCGAAAGGTCGGCTTTCATGACCAACACCCTGCCGTGTCCAGGTCTTCCCGTCGTCGTCCCTGAGCACTCATTGGGTCCTACTGCCGATGGAGTACGAGGGGAGCCCCGTCATCCCCAGGGTGGGCGACCCGGTAGGGGGTCCCCGGGTCGCGTCCCTTAGGGGCCTTGGTAGTACTGCTCTTCGTGGACCTCGACCCCGGCCTTGCCGCGCTCCGCCCGCTCGGCGGCTACTTCGTGCTGCGCACGGGAGAAGCGGCGGCCGGGCCTCTCCCCACTCTCGCACAGGCCTACGCCGACGCGGCACCGGATATGTACGGAAATCCCCTGATTTTCCGTGTCGGCAAAGTCGCGGACGCGTTGCGCGCCCCGGAGGTGCGCGTCGCGGCGTCCGTGGCCCACCTGGGACTGGCGGCCCGTCTCTGGTCCGTGGCCCTCGGCTGCGCCGCGCTCTACGGCCGCGTCCCCGACCTCGACGCCCGGCTGCTGCACTGGGACGCCGGCGCCGGAGCCCCCGACGACCTGTGGCTGTCGGACGTACGGCCGCTCCCCGGGGACGCCGCGGCCGTCGCGGACGTCGTCCTGCACGGCCACCTCGAACCCCTCTCGGCGGCCCTGCGCGCCCGCCACCGCCTCGCCCCGGGCCTGCTGCGGGGCAACGCCGCCTCCGCGCTGGCGGGCGCCGCGCGGGAACTCGACCGCTGGGCCCGGCGGCAGGGCCGTGCGGACACCGCCGCCCGGGCCCGTTCCCTGGCCGCCGGACTCCTCGCGCACCCCCTGCTGGCCGGATCCGGAACCCTCGCCGGAACGGCCTTCCGGCGCCGCAGCTGCTGTCTGTACTACCGCGTGCCCGACGGGGGGCTTTGTGGTGACTGTTGCTTCACACGGCCGCCTCGCTCTTCCCCACAGGCCCCATCTGGGTGACCATGAAAGGGAACGGCCGCTGAGAGCAGGGAGTTGCGGGTGCGAGTGGGACTGCTGACCCGGGAGTACCCGCCGGATGTGTACGGCGGTGCAGGTGTCCACGTGGAGTTCCTCGCCCGGGAGCTCAGATCGCTGGTCGACCTGGACGTGCACTGCTGGGGCGAGGGCCGCGCCGACGGCGTGCTGCGCCACCGGCCCTGGTCCGCGCTCGACGGCGCCAACGACGCGCTGCGCACCTTCTCCGTCGACCTGGCCATGGCCGCCGCCCTCGAAGGGCGCGAGCTGGTCCACTCCCACACCTGGTACGCCAACCTCGGCGGCCACCTCGCCAAGCTGCTCTACGGCATCCCGCACGTGATGACCGCGCACTCCCTGGAGCCACTGCGCCCCTGGAAGGCCGAGCAGCTCGGCGGCGGCTACGAGCTGTCGAGCTGGGCCGAGCGCACCGCGATCGAGGCCGCCGACGCGGTGATCGCCGTCTCCGGCGCCATGCGCGAGGACATCCTCGGCTGCTACCCGGCCCTGGACCCGGACAAGGTGCACGTCGTGCACAACGGCATCGACACGAGCCTGTACCGGCCCGACCACGGCACCGACGCCCTGGAGCGGATCGGCCTCGACCGCTCCCGCCCGTACGTGCTGTTCGTCGGCCGCATCACCCGCCAGAAGGGAGTGCCCCACCTGCTGCGCGCGGTGCGGGACATCGATCCGGCCACGCAGGTCGTGCTGTGCGCGGGCGCACCGGACACGCCGGAGATCGACCAGGAGTTCCGCGAGCTGTTCGGGGAGCTGAGCCGGGTCCGTGACGGCGTGTTCTGGATTCCGAAGATGCTGCCGCGCCCCGAGGTGATCCAGCTCCTGACACACGCCGCGCTGTTCGTCTGCCCCTCGGTCTACGAGCCGCTCGGCATCGTGAACCTGGAGGCGATGGCCTGCGGCACGCCCGTGGTGGCGTCGGCGGTCGGCGGCATCCCCGAGGTCGTGGACGACGGCAGGACGGGTCTGCTCGTCCCGGCCGGCGACGGCTTCGAGGCGGGGCTCGCCCGGGCCATGGACTCCGTCCTGAGCGATCCGGAGGCCGCCCGGCGGATGGGCGAGGCCGGGCGGGAACGCGCGGTCGGCGAGTTCGGCTGGGACGCGGTGGCCCGCCGCACGGTACGGCTCTACGAGAAGATCGTGAAACAGGCTTAGTACGAGCTACTCGGGGGCAGGCATCCGGAAATCGGCGTGAGGGGAGCGGCCATGCGTCGTGGTGGTCCATCGGTCCTGGGAATCGTGCTGGCCGGCGGAGAGGGCAAGCGTCTGATGCCTCTGACCGCGGACCGGGCGAAACCCGCGGTGACCTTCGGCGGTACGTACCGCCTGGTCGACTTCGTCCTGTCCAACTTGGTGAACGCCGACGTCCTGCGCATCTGCGTCCTGACGCAGTACAAGTCGCACTCCTTGGACCGGCACATCACCACCACGTGGCGGATGTCGAGCCTGCTCGGCAACTACGTCACACCCGTGCCCGCCCAGCAGCGCCTGGGCCCGCGCTGGTACCTGGGCAGCGCCGACGCGATCCTCCAGTCGCTGAACCTGATCTACGACGAGCGCCCCGAGTACGTCGCCGTCTTCGGCGCCGACCACGTCTACCGCATGGACCCCCGCCAGATGCTCACCCAGCACATCGACAGCGGCGCGGGCGTCACGGTGGCCGGGATCCGGGTGCCGCGCAGCGAGTCCTCGGCGTTCGGTGTGATCACGCCCGGTTCGGACGGCCAGACGGTGGAGCGCTTCCTGGAGAAGCCGGCGGACCCGCCCGGTTTGGCGGACGACCCCGAGATGGTCTTCGCCTCCATGGGCAACTACATCTTCACCACGAAGGCCCTCATCGAGGCGCTCCAGCGGGACGCGGAGGAGGAGCACTCCGTGCACGACATGGGCGGCTCGATCCTGCCCCAGCTCACCGACCGGGGCGAGGCCGCGCTGTACGACTTCAGCGCCAACCACGTGCCCGGCGAGACCACCCGCGACCAGGGCTACTGGCGGGACGTCGGCACGCTGGACGCCTACTACGAGGCGCACATGGACCTGATCGCCGAGCGCCCGGCCTTCAACCTGTACAACCGCAGCTGGCCCATCTACACGCACTCGTACCAGCTCTCGCCGGCCCGATTCAACGCCGGCGGCATCGCCAGCGAGTCCATCATCAGCGCCGGCTGCCTCATCCGCGGACAGGTCACGCGGTCCGTGCTGTCGCCGGGTGTGGTGGTCGACCCGGGGGCCGTCGTGCAGGGGTCGGTGCTGCACGACAACGTGCACATCGGCCGGGGCGCGGTGGTGCGCGGTGCCGTGCTCGACAAGAACGTCGAGGTGCCGCCGGGCGCGACGATCGGCGTCAACCCGGAGCGCGACGCGGAGCTGTACACGGTGTCCAAGGGCGGCGTCATCGCCCTTGGTAAGGGGCAGCTGGTCACCTGAGGAGAGCGGCTGCGGCGGCTGAGGACAGCGCACCGGGCGCTGATCCATGACGCCTCCCGGGTGACTCCCACGGAGTGCCCGGCGCCGCAACCTGTGCTGGACTGACCACAGATGCACCATAAGTCCCGCCCCTTTCCCGGGGCGGGACTTAATGTGCTGTTAACTGTGCGTAGCATGATCGTGCTTGACCGTAATCGGCCGGGGGCGATTGACTGCTGGCCCACCCATCGTCGACGCGAGGCAAGCCCTTGACTGCTGACCTGCTCGCTCCTCTCGACCTGGCGTTCTGGAACATCGAGTCCGCGGACCACCCGATGCACCTCGGCGCGCTCGGGATCTTCTCGGCCCACTCGCCCGCCGCCGGCGCCCACGCGGCGGACCTGCTCGCGGCCCGCGCCGCCGGCGTGCCCGGACTGCGGATGCGGATCCGCAACGTGTGGCAGCCGCTGCCCGACGCGCTGCGCCGGCCCCTCGCCTTCGGCGGCGCGGAGCGCGAGCCCGACCCGGACTTCGACCCTCTGAACCATGTGCGGCTGCACGCGCCGACCGCCGATTTCCACTCGGTCGCGGGCCGGCTCATGGGACGGCCGCTGGAGCGGGGACGGCCGCCGTGGGAGGCGCATGTGCTGCCCGGCGAGGACGGGGTCTCCTTCGCGGTGCTGTTCAAGTTCCACCACGCCCTGGCCGACGGGCTGCGAGCGCTGACCCTCGCCGCGGGCGTCATGGACCCGATGGACATGCCCGCGCCCCGGCCCCGCCCCGCCGAGCCCCCGCGCGGTCTGCTGCCGGACGTGCGCGACCTGCCCGGCATGCTGCGCGGCGCCCTGTCCGACGTGGGCCAGGCCCTGGACATCGGCGCCTCCGTCGCCCGTTCCTCCCTCGACGTGCGCTCCACCCCCGCGCTCACCTGCGAGCCGAGCGGCACCCGACGCACCGCCGGAGTGCTGCTCGACCTCGACGACGTGCACCGCGTCCGCAAGACCGTCGGCGGCACCGTCAACGACGTCCTGATCGCGGTCGTCGCGGGCGCGCTGCGCCGGTGGCTCGACGAGCGCGGCGACGGCAGCGAGGACGTCGCGCCCCGCGCCCTGATCCCCGTCTCCAAGCGCCGCCCGCGCACCGCGTACCCGCAGGGCAACCGGCTCTCCGGCTACCTGATACGGCTTCCGGTGGACGACCCGGACCCGCTGGCCCGCCTCGCCTCGGTCCGCACCGCCATGGACCGCAACAAGGACGCCGGCCCCAACCGGGGCGCGGGCGCCGTCGCTCTGCTCGCCGACCACGTCCCGGCCCTGGCCCACCGGCTGGGCGGACCGCTGGTCGGCCAGGCGGCCCGGCTCTGGTTCGACATCCTGGTCACCAGCGTGCCCCTGCCCAGCCTCGGCCTGAAGCTGGGCGGCAACCCGCTCACCGCCGTCTTCCCGTTCGCCCCGCTGGCCCCCGGCCACTCCGTGGCGGTGGCGGTGTCGACGTACCGGGGGGGCGTGCACTACGGGCTCGTCGCCGACGGCAGGGCCGTGCCGGACCTCGACCGGCTCGCGGCGGCCGTCTCGGAGGAGGTGCGCACTCTGATCAAGGCCTGCCGGCCCTGAATCGCCCGGGTTTGGCGGTGCGGCCCGCTGCTCCGTAAAATTCGCCCTTCGAAAGCGGGCGCGACCGGCGCGCCACCACGGCACAGCAGGGAACGACAGCGGCGATGACGGTGACAGAGGACGGCCCGCAGGCCATGGACGAGGCGAGCGGGCTCTCGTACGGACCCGGCATCGACCCGGAGCGGCTGGCCGTCTGCCTCAGCGTGCTCGAGGAACTCGACAAGCTGGAGATCGACCACCCGGACGCCGTCGCCGTGCGCCGGGCCACCGCGGGCGTCTACCGCACGGTCAAGCAGCGCCGCCGCCAGGAGCGCCGGGCCGCCAAGACCGCCCACGACAAGGCGGTCACGGAGGCCACGGCGACCGGCTCCGCCCAGCGCATCGACGACGAGACCGAGGGCCTGCTGCCGTCGTCGGCCACCGAGGAGGGCAGGATCGCGGGGATACTCCAGCGCCCGCGCTCCTGCTACACCTGCAAGACCCGGTACGTGGAAGTCGACTACTTCTACCACCAGCTCTGTCCCGACTGCGCCGCCATGAACCGCGCCAAGCGCGACGTCCGTGCCGACCTCACCGGCAAGCGCGCCCTGCTCACCGGCGGCCGCGCCAAGATCGGCATGTACATCGCGCTCCGGCTGCTGCGCGACGGCGCGCACACCACGATCACCACGCGCTTCCCGAAGGACGCCATCCGCCGCTTCAAGGCGATGGACGATTCGGCGGACTGGATCCACCGCCTGGAGGTCGTCGGCATCGACCTGCGCGACCCGGCCCAGGCCGTGGCCCTCGCGGAGCAGGTCGCCGAGGCGGGCCCGCTCGACATCCTCGTCAACAACGCGACCCAGACCGTACGCCGGCTGCCCTCCGCCTACGCCGCGCTGGTCGAGGGCGAGAGCGCCCCGCTGCCCGCCGGTGAACTCCCCGCCCACCACGTCATCGGCGCCTTCAACTCCGGCGCGGTCGACGGCCTGGCCGCGCTGCCCCTGGGCACCAGCGGCCTCGACGCCCAACAGGTCGCCGACCTCGCCCTGGTGGCGGGCAACGCCAGCGTCGAGCGGCACCTCGACGGCACGGCGATCGACGCGGGCGGCCTTGTCCCGGACGTCGTGGACAGCAACACCTGGGTGCAGACGATCGAACAGATCTCGCCGGTGGAGCTGCTGGAGACCCAGCTGTGCAACTACACGGCGCCGTTCATCCTGATCAGCCGGCTCCGCCCGGTCATGGCCGAGGCCGCGAGGAAGGCGGCGAGCGGACGCGCGTACGTCGTGAACGTCTCGGCGATGGAGGGCGTGTTCGGACGCGGCTACAAGGGGGCGGGACACCCGAACACGAACGCCGCCAAGGCCGCGATGAACATGGTCACGCGGACCAGCGCGCAGGAGATGTTCCAGACCGACGGGATTCTGATGACCTCGGTCGACACGGGGTGGATCACGGACGAGCGGCCTCATTACGACAAGTTGCGGCTTGCGGAGGCCGGGTTCCACGCGCCGCTGGACCTGGTCGACGGTGCGGCCCGGGTGTACGACCCGATCGTGCGGGGTGAGGCGGGGGAGGACCTGTACGGGGTCTTTCTGAAGGACTACGCGCCGGGGAAGTGGTAGGAGCGGCGTGAACCGCGCAGCCGTCTGGAAGTCGCCGGTGCGGGCTTACACCGTTCGAGTGATCCGCAAAACGTCCTTTCCTCTGGCAAATCGGTGCGTAAACCCGAGTTGAACACGGGATGACGCGCGATCGTTACCGGTAGTTTTCAGCCCCATCGAGCGGGGGGCCGCTCATTTGGTTAATCTGAGGCGGACGGACAGCAGGACGGGATCCACACCCACGGTCCGTCATGGGACAAGCCGGTACACCACGGCCTGCGCTCCCGCGAGTTACCGGCGCCACCGCGTCCGAACTGCATTTGGCATCAGACCCGAGCGGGCGGCAGGCGCAGAGCAGGACCGGCGCACACGTCCCGAGGGTGACCGACACATAAGGAGTGCGCGGTGACACCGGAGAAGACGAATCGCGAGCAACGCCCCAAGGAACGCACCGAGCGTAAGGGCCATCGGTCCGACGAGCTCGGCAGCCTCGACGTGTGGGCCCGGTCGGCCCCGATCCGCCTCGCGGGCTACGAGGAGGACCTCGCCGAGCCCCACATCCTGCCCAGCGTGGACTGACCGGGCGCCGCCTCCTCCGCGATCGTCGAGCGCATGGGCGTGCCAG
This region of Streptomyces caelestis genomic DNA includes:
- a CDS encoding DMT family transporter, which translates into the protein MSALALSVLLSLVSAFAYAGGAIVQERVAESSPGEQYAPLRRPGWWAAVALNGLGGLLHVVALAYGPLSLVQPLGALTIVVALPMAALFVGRKAGATAWRGAIMATVGLAGLLSLVAASDAQSLDAAERVAVAVVTAGVVVALMIAGRAAHRHPAVRSTLLATASGIAFGMSSVFTKTVAVDWTGGVSAADVPSLAVIGVLATAGMLLSQASYRGAGLAAPLATLTVVNPVVAAAVGITMFGETFRYGTTGTALALSCGVVAAGGLILLTTERLTHARPESEGTGLEVAGTGLLPADTGLGATGTLPGPAAVPVGGVRGVRETVGAQSGPAGEPTGSLRGVLETVGAQSGRGGGLSGPLSASPEPLGAPPGIGALPETVGVGALPRALGAGAGHLGGTGRGPSEGVPVPAAAVADERDAGPDATYESGEPPVSSGERPLSYAAFYGIPYVAMPTVDRHRMRIRS
- a CDS encoding (2Fe-2S)-binding protein, which encodes MVVLLFVDLDPGLAALRPLGGYFVLRTGEAAAGPLPTLAQAYADAAPDMYGNPLIFRVGKVADALRAPEVRVAASVAHLGLAARLWSVALGCAALYGRVPDLDARLLHWDAGAGAPDDLWLSDVRPLPGDAAAVADVVLHGHLEPLSAALRARHRLAPGLLRGNAASALAGAARELDRWARRQGRADTAARARSLAAGLLAHPLLAGSGTLAGTAFRRRSCCLYYRVPDGGLCGDCCFTRPPRSSPQAPSG
- the glgA gene encoding glycogen synthase encodes the protein MRVGLLTREYPPDVYGGAGVHVEFLARELRSLVDLDVHCWGEGRADGVLRHRPWSALDGANDALRTFSVDLAMAAALEGRELVHSHTWYANLGGHLAKLLYGIPHVMTAHSLEPLRPWKAEQLGGGYELSSWAERTAIEAADAVIAVSGAMREDILGCYPALDPDKVHVVHNGIDTSLYRPDHGTDALERIGLDRSRPYVLFVGRITRQKGVPHLLRAVRDIDPATQVVLCAGAPDTPEIDQEFRELFGELSRVRDGVFWIPKMLPRPEVIQLLTHAALFVCPSVYEPLGIVNLEAMACGTPVVASAVGGIPEVVDDGRTGLLVPAGDGFEAGLARAMDSVLSDPEAARRMGEAGRERAVGEFGWDAVARRTVRLYEKIVKQA
- the glgC gene encoding glucose-1-phosphate adenylyltransferase gives rise to the protein MRRGGPSVLGIVLAGGEGKRLMPLTADRAKPAVTFGGTYRLVDFVLSNLVNADVLRICVLTQYKSHSLDRHITTTWRMSSLLGNYVTPVPAQQRLGPRWYLGSADAILQSLNLIYDERPEYVAVFGADHVYRMDPRQMLTQHIDSGAGVTVAGIRVPRSESSAFGVITPGSDGQTVERFLEKPADPPGLADDPEMVFASMGNYIFTTKALIEALQRDAEEEHSVHDMGGSILPQLTDRGEAALYDFSANHVPGETTRDQGYWRDVGTLDAYYEAHMDLIAERPAFNLYNRSWPIYTHSYQLSPARFNAGGIASESIISAGCLIRGQVTRSVLSPGVVVDPGAVVQGSVLHDNVHIGRGAVVRGAVLDKNVEVPPGATIGVNPERDAELYTVSKGGVIALGKGQLVT
- a CDS encoding wax ester/triacylglycerol synthase family O-acyltransferase, producing MTADLLAPLDLAFWNIESADHPMHLGALGIFSAHSPAAGAHAADLLAARAAGVPGLRMRIRNVWQPLPDALRRPLAFGGAEREPDPDFDPLNHVRLHAPTADFHSVAGRLMGRPLERGRPPWEAHVLPGEDGVSFAVLFKFHHALADGLRALTLAAGVMDPMDMPAPRPRPAEPPRGLLPDVRDLPGMLRGALSDVGQALDIGASVARSSLDVRSTPALTCEPSGTRRTAGVLLDLDDVHRVRKTVGGTVNDVLIAVVAGALRRWLDERGDGSEDVAPRALIPVSKRRPRTAYPQGNRLSGYLIRLPVDDPDPLARLASVRTAMDRNKDAGPNRGAGAVALLADHVPALAHRLGGPLVGQAARLWFDILVTSVPLPSLGLKLGGNPLTAVFPFAPLAPGHSVAVAVSTYRGGVHYGLVADGRAVPDLDRLAAAVSEEVRTLIKACRP
- a CDS encoding SDR family NAD(P)-dependent oxidoreductase; translation: MTVTEDGPQAMDEASGLSYGPGIDPERLAVCLSVLEELDKLEIDHPDAVAVRRATAGVYRTVKQRRRQERRAAKTAHDKAVTEATATGSAQRIDDETEGLLPSSATEEGRIAGILQRPRSCYTCKTRYVEVDYFYHQLCPDCAAMNRAKRDVRADLTGKRALLTGGRAKIGMYIALRLLRDGAHTTITTRFPKDAIRRFKAMDDSADWIHRLEVVGIDLRDPAQAVALAEQVAEAGPLDILVNNATQTVRRLPSAYAALVEGESAPLPAGELPAHHVIGAFNSGAVDGLAALPLGTSGLDAQQVADLALVAGNASVERHLDGTAIDAGGLVPDVVDSNTWVQTIEQISPVELLETQLCNYTAPFILISRLRPVMAEAARKAASGRAYVVNVSAMEGVFGRGYKGAGHPNTNAAKAAMNMVTRTSAQEMFQTDGILMTSVDTGWITDERPHYDKLRLAEAGFHAPLDLVDGAARVYDPIVRGEAGEDLYGVFLKDYAPGKW